Proteins co-encoded in one Nicotiana sylvestris chromosome 7, ASM39365v2, whole genome shotgun sequence genomic window:
- the LOC138872730 gene encoding uncharacterized protein yields MSSKETDIGVVHPLREIVESESELKEEVRRLKQQMAEMYQSWIREHPPPSLPINYIENPATIPPLSQSQVLTAADISPQPFHTPPLKSTSYPAPLTTRIFVAHPPATLHRSSSETVIKVPDVQHYALELIFKVSGPYSYAPHFEPLGETAKPTKIVEQDEISIKLKGSKIPKLNLYGGRGDPVAHLRGYCSEMRSVCGKDKVLMAYFSQSLSRAALEWYTYQDAGKWHAWGDLSHDFVRHYQYNVDIIPDRSSLSQIEKKLKEGFREFWFRWNEQVAGISPLIDREDVVEPSQ; encoded by the coding sequence ATGTCTAGCAAAGAAACAGACATCGGGGTTGTACACCCACTAAGGGAGATTGTAGAATCAGAATCGGAACTGAAAGAGGAGGTCCGAaggttgaaacaacagatggcagaaatgtatcaatCTTGGATCAGGGAGCATCCTCCACCTTCACTCCCCATTAACTACAttgaaaaccctgcaactatcccaccactatcaCAATCCCAGGTTCTCACTGCCgctgatatctccccacaaccttttcacactccacccctcaaaagcacatcatatcccgctcctttgaccactcgaatttttgtagctcatccaccAGCTACTCTTCATCGATCATCCAGCGAGACTGTGATCAAAGTACCTGATGTCCAACATTATGCTCTAGAACTaattttcaaggtctcgggtccatactcttatgctcctcattttgagcctcttGGTGAGACTGCAAAGCCTACTAAGATAGTGGAGCAGGATGAGATATCCATAAAGTTGAAAGGGTCTAAAATACCAAAGCTTAATTTATATGGtgggcgtggagatccagtagcccatctgaggggttattgcagtgaaatgagaagtgtttgcGGGAAAGATAAAgtattgatggcgtatttcagtcagagtctgagtagggcagctctggagtggtacaccTACCAAGACGCTGGTAAGTGGCATGCATGGGGTGACTTGTCTCACGATTTTGTTCGGCACTATCAGTACAATGtagacattatcccagaccgctcctccctatctcagatagAAAAGAAACTCAAGGAAGGCTTTAGGGAGTTTTGGtttagatggaacgaacaagttgctggGATTAGTCCTCTGATTGATAGAGAAGATGTTGTCGAACCCAGTCAATga